A single Methylobacterium sp. 17Sr1-1 DNA region contains:
- a CDS encoding acyltransferase, with product MVTVAAGLRQPHNAFGAVRLALALLVVVSHAFSVTTGHILDEPLTRLTGYTLGEHAVNGFFAVSGFLVTMSLMRRGPRDYVVARALRIVPGLVAATLAVALGLGSLMTNLPLSAYWADPGLWRFISGTLTTFKSNAALPGVFSENPFRFPMGTVWTLKYEVLCYLGLLAAGLLGTLRRRWLAPVLVAGLAVALAAAGLRDGEMPKALETSLRLPLIFSAGAMLFLCADRAPLSWPLALALLVLAGLAHGTALYAPLLFLAEAYGVLCLGLNPPVRHPALDPRADLSYGTYLYGWPVQQSLHALFPAASAWWLLGPSLALTLAVAALSWRLVERPALGWKARLMGRREAMA from the coding sequence ATGGTGACGGTCGCCGCCGGCCTGAGGCAGCCGCACAACGCCTTCGGGGCGGTGCGATTGGCGCTCGCCCTTCTCGTCGTGGTCTCGCACGCCTTCAGCGTCACCACCGGCCATATCCTCGACGAGCCGCTGACGCGCCTGACCGGCTACACGCTGGGCGAGCACGCGGTGAACGGCTTCTTCGCCGTCTCGGGCTTCCTCGTCACGATGAGCCTGATGCGGCGCGGTCCCCGCGACTACGTCGTCGCCCGCGCCTTGCGCATCGTCCCCGGGCTCGTCGCGGCGACGCTCGCCGTCGCGCTCGGCCTCGGCAGCCTGATGACGAACCTGCCGCTCTCCGCCTACTGGGCCGATCCCGGCCTGTGGCGTTTCATTTCCGGCACGCTTACCACCTTCAAGAGCAACGCCGCCCTGCCGGGCGTCTTTTCGGAGAATCCGTTCCGCTTCCCGATGGGCACGGTCTGGACGCTCAAATACGAGGTCCTGTGCTATCTCGGCCTCCTGGCGGCGGGACTGCTCGGCACCCTGCGCCGGCGCTGGCTCGCGCCCGTGCTCGTCGCCGGCCTGGCGGTGGCGCTCGCGGCGGCGGGCCTGCGCGACGGCGAGATGCCGAAGGCCCTGGAGACGAGCTTGCGCCTGCCGCTGATCTTCTCGGCGGGGGCCATGCTCTTCCTCTGCGCCGACCGGGCGCCCTTGAGCTGGCCCCTGGCGCTCGCGCTCCTCGTCCTCGCGGGCCTCGCCCACGGCACAGCCCTCTACGCGCCTTTGCTGTTCCTCGCCGAGGCCTACGGCGTGCTCTGCCTCGGCCTCAACCCCCCGGTCCGCCACCCGGCCCTCGACCCGCGGGCGGACCTCTCCTACGGCACCTATCTCTATGGCTGGCCGGTGCAGCAGAGCCTGCACGCGCTGTTCCCGGCGGCGTCGGCGTGGTGGCTGCTCGGGCCGTCGCTGGCCCTGACGCTGGCGGTGGCGGCCCTGTCCTGGCGCCTCGTCGAGCGGCCGGCTCTGGGATGGAAGGCGCGGCTGATGGGCCGGCGTGAGGCAATGGCCTGA
- a CDS encoding glycosyltransferase family 2 protein, whose product MPGLVAVVVAHDSAGVLPACLAALAREHVPALVVDNASRDGSADLAARLGARVLRLPRNEGYGRANNAGIWAAGRAEYALIVNPDVELQPGAADALLAAAEAYPDAGLFAPRIVEPDGRFFYQPRSLLAPYLTNPGGRLHPPEGDACAPFLSGACLMVRRDLFLSLGGFDPEIFLFYEDDDLCRRIADAGKALVHVHGAVALHGRGASSAPERGRVRRSRWHQAWSRAYVSRKYGLPDPTAAMLAKNGVKALLAALAFRRSGLERYGGSVAGAWAARQGRSALAQEGLARDPAVQPEAGAW is encoded by the coding sequence GTGCCCGGTCTCGTCGCGGTCGTCGTCGCGCATGACAGCGCCGGCGTCCTGCCGGCCTGTCTCGCCGCGCTCGCCCGCGAGCATGTGCCGGCGCTGGTCGTCGACAACGCGAGCCGCGACGGTTCGGCGGATCTCGCCGCCCGTCTCGGCGCGCGGGTGCTGCGGCTGCCGCGCAACGAGGGCTACGGCCGGGCCAACAATGCCGGCATCTGGGCGGCGGGCCGGGCCGAATACGCCCTGATCGTCAACCCGGACGTCGAGCTGCAGCCGGGCGCCGCCGACGCGCTCCTCGCCGCGGCCGAGGCCTATCCCGATGCGGGCCTGTTCGCGCCCCGCATCGTCGAGCCTGACGGGCGGTTCTTCTACCAGCCGCGCTCGCTGCTCGCGCCCTACCTGACCAACCCGGGCGGGCGGCTCCACCCGCCGGAGGGCGACGCCTGTGCGCCGTTCCTCTCCGGCGCCTGCCTGATGGTGCGGCGCGACCTCTTCCTGTCGCTCGGCGGCTTCGACCCTGAGATCTTCCTGTTCTACGAGGACGACGACCTCTGCCGCCGCATCGCCGATGCGGGCAAGGCGCTGGTCCACGTCCACGGCGCGGTGGCGCTCCACGGCCGCGGCGCCTCGAGCGCGCCGGAGCGGGGGAGGGTGCGCCGCTCGCGCTGGCACCAGGCCTGGTCGCGGGCCTACGTCTCGCGCAAGTACGGCCTGCCCGATCCCACGGCTGCGATGCTGGCGAAGAACGGCGTGAAGGCGCTCCTCGCGGCGCTCGCCTTCCGCCGCTCGGGACTCGAGCGCTACGGCGGCTCGGTCGCCGGCGCCTGGGCGGCGCGCCAGGGCCGCAGCGCGCTGGCGCAGGAGGGCTTGGCGCGGGATCCGGCCGTTCAGCCGGAGGCCGGTGCATGGTGA
- the aspS gene encoding aspartate--tRNA ligase: MHRYRSHTCGALRPSDVGATVRLSGWCHRVRDHGGVLFIDLRDHYGITQCVIDPDSEAFKAAEAVRSEWVIRIDGRVRQRPVGTENAELPTGAVEVYITDLEVLGAAAELPMPVFGDQEYPEETRLKYRFLDLRREKLHANIMRRGAIIDSLRRRMREGGFFEFQTPILTASSPEGARDFLVPSRLHPGKFYALPQAPQQFKQLTMIAGFDRYFQIAPCFRDEDARADRSPGEFYQLDIEMSFVTQEDVFQAVEPVLRSVFEEFAEGKRVSPSFVRIPYAEAMLKYGVDKPDLRNPLVIADVTDEFLRDDVTFNAFKNAIKAGGVVRAVPAPGAASQPRSFFDKLNDWARSEGAPGLGYIVFEEEGGTLTGRGPIAKFVPAEAQAAIAAKAGLKAGDAVFFSAGPEAKAAGLAGKARIRVGDELALSDKDQFAFCWITDFPMYEWNEDEKRVDFSHNPFSMPNFDHDAFMALDPEDHATILGIKAFQYDIVCNGIELSSGAIRNHRPEVMEKAFGLAGYPREVLEAKFGGMLNALKLGAPPHGGIAPGVDRIVMLLCNEPNIREVVLFPMNQRAEDLMMGAPSEVGPKQLRELHIRLNLPQKQG, from the coding sequence ATGCACCGCTATCGTTCCCACACCTGCGGGGCGCTCCGCCCGTCCGACGTCGGCGCGACCGTCCGCCTCTCCGGCTGGTGCCACCGCGTCCGCGACCATGGCGGCGTGCTGTTCATCGACCTGCGCGACCATTACGGGATCACCCAGTGCGTGATCGATCCCGATTCCGAGGCCTTCAAGGCGGCCGAGGCCGTGCGCTCGGAGTGGGTGATCCGCATCGACGGGCGGGTGCGCCAGCGGCCCGTCGGCACCGAGAACGCCGAGCTGCCGACCGGCGCGGTCGAGGTCTACATCACCGACCTCGAGGTGCTGGGCGCCGCCGCCGAATTGCCGATGCCGGTCTTCGGCGACCAGGAATACCCGGAGGAGACGCGGCTCAAGTACCGCTTCCTCGACCTGCGCCGCGAGAAGCTGCACGCCAACATCATGCGCCGCGGCGCGATCATCGATTCGCTGCGCCGGCGGATGCGCGAGGGTGGGTTCTTCGAGTTCCAGACCCCGATCCTCACCGCCTCCTCGCCGGAGGGGGCGCGCGACTTCCTGGTGCCGTCGCGCCTGCATCCGGGCAAGTTCTACGCCCTGCCGCAGGCGCCGCAGCAGTTCAAGCAGCTGACGATGATCGCCGGCTTCGACCGGTACTTCCAGATCGCGCCCTGCTTCCGCGACGAGGACGCCCGCGCCGACCGCTCGCCGGGCGAGTTCTACCAGCTCGACATCGAGATGAGCTTCGTCACCCAGGAGGACGTGTTCCAGGCGGTCGAGCCGGTGCTGCGCTCGGTCTTCGAGGAATTCGCCGAGGGCAAGCGCGTCTCGCCGAGCTTCGTGCGCATCCCCTACGCCGAGGCGATGCTGAAATACGGCGTCGACAAGCCGGACCTGCGCAACCCGCTCGTCATCGCCGACGTCACGGACGAGTTCCTGCGCGACGACGTGACGTTCAACGCGTTCAAGAACGCCATCAAGGCCGGCGGCGTGGTCCGCGCGGTGCCGGCCCCGGGCGCCGCGTCGCAGCCGCGCTCGTTCTTCGACAAGCTCAACGACTGGGCCCGCTCCGAGGGCGCGCCCGGCCTCGGCTACATCGTGTTCGAGGAGGAGGGCGGCACGCTCACCGGCCGCGGGCCGATCGCCAAGTTCGTGCCGGCGGAGGCGCAAGCCGCCATCGCCGCCAAGGCCGGGCTCAAGGCCGGCGACGCGGTGTTCTTCTCCGCCGGGCCCGAGGCCAAGGCGGCGGGGCTCGCCGGCAAGGCGCGCATCCGCGTCGGCGACGAGCTGGCCCTGTCCGACAAGGACCAGTTCGCCTTCTGCTGGATCACCGACTTCCCGATGTACGAGTGGAACGAGGACGAGAAGCGGGTCGACTTCTCGCACAACCCGTTCTCGATGCCGAACTTCGACCACGACGCCTTCATGGCCCTCGATCCCGAGGACCACGCGACGATCCTCGGCATCAAGGCGTTCCAGTACGACATCGTCTGCAACGGCATCGAGTTGTCGTCGGGCGCGATCCGCAACCACCGCCCCGAGGTGATGGAGAAGGCCTTCGGCCTCGCCGGCTACCCTCGGGAAGTGCTGGAGGCGAAGTTCGGCGGCATGCTGAACGCGCTGAAGCTGGGCGCCCCGCCGCACGGCGGCATCGCGCCCGGAGTCGACCGCATCGTGATGCTGCTCTGCAACGAGCCGAACATCCGCGAGGTCGTGCTGTTCCCGATGAACCAGCGCGCCGAGGACCTGATGATGGGCGCGCCCTCCGAGGTCGGGCCCAAGCAGCTGCGCGAGCTGCATATCCGCCTCAACCTGCCGCAGAAGCAGGGCTGA
- a CDS encoding nucleotidyltransferase family protein, giving the protein MTRDDALIQLKAHADSMRDMGATSLYLFGSTAQDDARPDSDLDLFIDYDPKSRFNGFDLVGIKLFLEEQLGTEVDVTTRDSLHPRLRARIERSAVKVF; this is encoded by the coding sequence ATGACTCGCGACGACGCCCTCATCCAGCTCAAGGCGCATGCCGACAGCATGCGGGACATGGGCGCGACGTCGCTCTACCTGTTCGGATCGACCGCCCAGGACGACGCCCGGCCGGACAGTGACCTCGACCTGTTCATCGACTACGATCCCAAGAGCCGCTTCAACGGCTTCGACCTCGTTGGCATCAAGCTCTTCCTCGAGGAGCAACTAGGGACCGAAGTCGACGTGACCACCCGCGACAGTCTGCATCCGCGGCTGCGTGCGCGCATCGAGCGATCGGCGGTCAAGGTTTTTTAA
- a CDS encoding CopG family antitoxin yields MNNNKIPDFHTDAEAETFLDQDLSGLDFSQFKPVQFEFSPKTERVNMRLPKELLDAVKASASREGMPYQRFIPRVLEHAVSQPDENKTEP; encoded by the coding sequence ATGAACAACAACAAGATCCCTGACTTCCACACTGATGCGGAAGCCGAGACATTTCTCGATCAAGATCTATCCGGTCTCGATTTCTCGCAATTCAAGCCGGTCCAGTTCGAGTTCTCACCAAAAACGGAGCGCGTAAACATGCGCTTACCGAAGGAATTGCTCGACGCCGTCAAGGCTTCGGCCTCTCGGGAGGGGATGCCGTACCAGCGCTTCATCCCCCGGGTGCTCGAACACGCGGTGTCTCAGCCTGACGAGAACAAGACGGAGCCGTGA